Proteins co-encoded in one Juglans regia cultivar Chandler chromosome 16, Walnut 2.0, whole genome shotgun sequence genomic window:
- the LOC109006643 gene encoding protein ALTERED PHOSPHATE STARVATION RESPONSE 1-like, with translation MGCSSSKVDDLPAVALCRERLTFLDEAIHQRYALAEAHLAYILSLKGIGHSLHRFIQQDLTNSSTSPHSPELNLPPHKKGDPLPLHHEDPGHLDFNSSSDSEDNDLGSLHHHSGDSSPFHQHGRMEYMDTDQIEGGGGQLGSYQFQGLFPGGGSGGGGVFMHMNYMQNKPTPPSVVYEQRPVDSGTVHMGESSSAYSGYRPFLYYGNSNPSSSAYAHYGSASPPNSNYNNYGGGYHSNSLNEADTSSKKPPPPPPSPPKSSAWDFFNPFESYDKYYAAYTPSNDSKELREEEGIPDLEDEDYQHEVVKEVHGDQKFVADAGRSGGGGSGKHSKAVVDDTDTSTLLYETRPSAAMENDAREYDVHVMEDKVAGDEERSEETRARFKGPLSVVQVAKEIEIQFERASESGNEIAKMLEVGKLPHNRKHSVYQVSSKKLHAVTPSMSMVSSQPPTSKGADSSAGTDKGGPAQLDMDEDVVGLRSRNISSTLQKLYLWEKKLYNEVKAEEKMRVIYDRKVDKLKRLDERGAEVHKVDTTRTLIRELSAKIRMAIQVVDKISVTISKIRDEELWPQLNELIQGLTRMWKSMLECHRSQCQAIREAKGLGPIGSGKKLGDGNISATLEFGHELIRWTVTFTSWISAQKGYVRALNNWLLKCLLYEPEETVDGVAPFSPSRIGAPPVFVICNQWSQALERISEKEVEDSLRVFVIQIWEQDKVEMRQRMMMANKDPERKVKNLDREDQKIQKEIQTFDKKMILVSGDGNGLSVGEIVYQSDTHNSSLQASLQKIFEAMERFTANSMGAYEELLQRCEEQRDRQDRDRVSQG, from the exons atgGGGTGCTCCAGCTCCAAGGTGGACGATCTCCCTGCGGTGGCTCTCTGCCGGGAGCGGCTTACCTTCCTGGACGAGGCAATCCACCAGCGCTACGCTCTGGCCGAGGCCCACCTCGCTTACATTCTCTCCCTCAAAGGAATCGGCCACTCCCTCCACAGATTCATCCAGCAAGATTTAACCAATTCCTCCACTTCACCACATTCCCCCGAGCTCAACCTCCCGCCTCACAAAAAGGGCGACCCGCTTCCTCTTCATCACGAAGACCCGGGTCACCTAGATTTCAACTCCAGCTCGGATTCAGAAGACAACGATCTGGGCTCGCTCCACCACCATTCGGGGGACTCGTCGCCTTTTCACCAACATGGTCGTATGGAATACATGGATACGGATCAAatagaaggaggaggaggacagCTAGGTTCGTATCAGTTTCAAGGTTTATTTCCAGGTGGTGGTAGCGGTGGCGGCGGCGTGTTTATGCACATGAATTATATGCAGAATAAACCGACGCCGCCTTCGGTGGTGTACGAGCAGAGGCCGGTTGATTCAGGGACGGTGCACATGGGTGAATCTTCTTCTGCTTATTCTGGTTATCGGCCTTTTCTTTATTATGGAAACAGTAATCCTAGTTCTAGTGCGTATGCGCATTATGGGTCTGCTTCGCCCCCCAATtccaattataataattatggtGGTGGTTACCATTCTAATTCGCTAAATGAAGCGGATACGTCTTCGAAGAAGCCACCACCCCCTCCACCCTCGCCGCCGAAATCCTCGGCATGGGATTTCTTTAACCCGTTCGAGAGTTACGACAAATACTACGCGGCCTACACGCCGAGCAATGACTCGAAGGAGCTGAGGGAGGAGGAGGGGATTCCTGACTTGGAGGACGAGGATTACCAGCACGAGGTGGTGAAGGAAGTTCACGGGGATCAGAAGTTTGTAGCTGATGCGGGTagaagtggtggtggtgggagtGGGAAGCATTCCAAGGCCGTGGTGGACGACACTGATACCTCGACGTTGCTATACGAGACGAGACCGAGTGCTGCAATGGAAAATGATGCAAGGGAGTATGACGTTCATGTGATGGAGGACAAAGTTGCTGGTGACGAGGAGAGATCCGAGGAGACTAGGGCCAGGTTTAAGGGTCCTCTGAGTGTGGTTCAAGTGGCAAAGGAAATCGAGATTCAGTTTGAGAGAGCTTCCGAATCGGGGAATGAGATTGCGAAAATGCTTGAGGTGGGAAAGCTTCCTCATAACCGTAAACATAGTGTTTATCAAG TTTCTTCCAAGAAGTTGCACGCGGTTACTCCTTCGATGTCCATGGTATCCTCACAGCCTCCTACTTCTAAGGGTGCCGACTCGTCAGCCGGTACTGACAAGGGTGGTCCAGCTCAGTTGGACATGGATGAAGATGTCGTGGGGCTGAGATCTAGAAATATTTCGTCTACTTTGCAAAAGCTGTATCTTTGGGAAAAAAAACTCTATAACGAAGTTAAG GCTGAGGAAAAGATGCGGGTCATCTATGATAGGAAAGTAGATAAGCTGAAGCGCTTAGATGAAAGGGGCGCCGAGGTTCACAAGGTTGATACAACTCGTACTTTAATAAGGGAACTGTCTGCAAAAATAAGAATGGCAATTCAGGTTGTTGATAAGATATCTGTGACAATTAGTAAGATTAGGGATGAAGAGCTGTGGCCACAACTAAATGAATTAATTCAAGG GCTAACCAGAATGTGGAAAAGTATGCTTGAATGCCATCGTAGTCAGTGCCAAGCAATCAGGGAAGCCAAAGGTTTAGGTCCGATTGGATCAGGCAAGAAGCTTGGTGATGGTAATATTAGTGCCACTTTGGAGTTTGGGCATGAGCTTATTCGGTGGACTGTCACTTTCACTAGTTGGATAAGTGCCCAGAAGGGATATGTGAGAGCCTTGAATAATTGGCTTCTGAAATGTCTTCTGTATGAACCTGAGGAAACAGTCGATGGGGTAGCTCCTTTCTCACCCAGTAGGATTGGTGCACCGCCTGTTTTTGTAATCTGTAATCAGTGGTCACAAGCTCTGGAGAGAATATCTGAGAAGGAAGTGGAGGACTCTTTGCGTGTTTTTGTGATTCAGATCTGGGAACAAGATAAGGTAGAAATGCGCCAAAGGATGATGATGGCTAACAAGGACCCGGAGAGGAAAGTTAAGAATTTGGATAGAGAGGACCAAAAGATACAGAAGGAGATCCAGACATTTGACAAGAAAATGATTCTGGTCTCTGGGGATGGTAACGGTCTCTCAGTTGGAGAGATTGTCTATCAGAGTGACACTCACAATAGTAGTCTGCAGGCAAGTCTGCAGAAAATTTTTGAGGCCATGGAGAGATTCACAGCTAACTCCATGGGAGCTTATGAGGAACTTTTGCAACGTTGTGAAGAACAAAGGGATCGCCAAGATCGTGATAGAGTTTCACAGGGCTGA